CGTGCGATCCTTACCAACCTGCATGATCGCTTCGAGTGAATCAGCATTAGCTACTGCTGCGCCACCCAAGAAACTGGCGGCGATGGTCGCAGCGCCTAAAAAAGTTTTAAGCCGAGTGATAGTCATGGGATTTGTGTTTCCTCACGCAAAAGTGTTCGTGGTCCACAAGTGAACCGTTTGTCGTCGGTACGGTAATTGTTCGGCCGCAGATCTATTTATAGGTGCTATCGACCTGCCGACGCGTGACAGGAACTCTATAACCAAGATAGATACAGTGCAATGTTTCAGGTAGCGGAAATCCGCCAAAAACGAGAAATATTAGACCCTTTGGGTATTTTCGAGCTCGATAACGCTAAAGTCATGACTGTTTCGAAGTCCACCCTCCGTAAAGGTGTTCGTCACTTCTCGCCAAGATGCGAATTCGGTTAGGTCGAAATAGGCATCACCCGACACATTACCGTGGACACGCGTCAAAAATGCGCGACTCGCAAACGGCATCGCCTGACGGTAGACCTCAGCGCCACCTATTACCATCACACTGTCCGCACCATCGATTAGCGCCTGGCCTTCTGCGATATCAATCGCCTCTACCATGGAATGAGCGACTGTCACGCCATCCACTCGCCACGCTTCGTCTCGCGTAAGGATGATATTTAGCCGACCCGGTAATGGCCGACCGATTGATTCAAAAGTCTTTCTTCCCATGATGATAGGGCGTCCAAGTGTTGTCCGCTTGAAGTGCTGTAAATCATCTGGGAGCTGCCAAGGCAGGGTATTACCGCGACCAATAACGCCGTTATCGGCAACGGCGACCACTATCGCAACAGGGAGACTGTCATCGACTCGCATGATCAGATGGCGACCGGGGCCGAAATGTTGGGTTCGGGGTCATAGCCCCTAAGCGCGAAGTCCTCAAAGCTATAGTCGTAGATGCTGTTAGGCTTTCGCATAATCTCGAGCGTTGGTCTGCTCTTAGGCTGCCGTGAGAGCTGTGTTTCTACTTGCTCTGCATGGTTGCTATATAAGTGGCAGTCACCCATCGTCACGACCACTTCACCCGGCTCCAGCTCTACCTGCTGACACAGCATATGAACCAATAAAGACACCGACGCGATATTAAAAGGGAGGCCTAAGAAGGCATCACTGGAGCGGATGTAAAGCATCGCAGATAACTTGCCGTTCGCGACATAGAACTGATAAAGCAAGTGACACGGCGGAAGCGCCATACGGCCAGCCTCAACGTTTTCTTGAGGGGACATCGTCTCGTCAGGAAGGTATTCCACATTCCACGCATGAAACAGGATGCGCCGACTCTCAGGGCGGTGGCGCAG
The Candidatus Paraluminiphilus aquimaris genome window above contains:
- a CDS encoding dihydrofolate reductase → MRVDDSLPVAIVVAVADNGVIGRGNTLPWQLPDDLQHFKRTTLGRPIIMGRKTFESIGRPLPGRLNIILTRDEAWRVDGVTVAHSMVEAIDIAEGQALIDGADSVMVIGGAEVYRQAMPFASRAFLTRVHGNVSGDAYFDLTEFASWREVTNTFTEGGLRNSHDFSVIELENTQRV
- a CDS encoding thymidylate synthase; its protein translation is MQQYLNLLKDIRDNGVDRGDRTGTGTRSVFGRQLRFDLAEGFPILTTKKVHFKSVVNELIWFLNGDTNTQWLRENGVSIWDEWATEAGELGPLYGAQWVNWPTRDGGSINQIDYVIDCLRHRPESRRILFHAWNVEYLPDETMSPQENVEAGRMALPPCHLLYQFYVANGKLSAMLYIRSSDAFLGLPFNIASVSLLVHMLCQQVELEPGEVVVTMGDCHLYSNHAEQVETQLSRQPKSRPTLEIMRKPNSIYDYSFEDFALRGYDPEPNISAPVAI